One region of Oryza sativa Japonica Group chromosome 5, ASM3414082v1 genomic DNA includes:
- the LOC4339749 gene encoding S-type anion channel SLAH2 gives MASTDSAQVAAGWPAAAREHEACPPPLVVGAPSHDADAQPEEEIPYSVSFSVPASPSGMHLGASVVRVHAAPPSVGEARIDMIHPAEPPPQMLWQQARFHSQPTLTVINGEAAAPVPRSDSTRDRRFDQFKTFSGRLERQFSSLRGMLPQEPAADIETADSKISEEEADGGEVPTADRYFAALEGPELDTLRATEVPVLPEDERWPFLLRFPISAFGMCLGVSSQAMLWKTLASEPSTAFLHISLDVNHVLWWVSVALMALVSAIYLLKVVFYFEAVRREFHHPIRVNFFFAPWIACLFLVKGLPRQVWTIHHVVWFLLMAPILLLDLKIYGQWMSGGERRLSKVANPSNHLAIVGNFVGALLGARMGLREGPIFFLAVGLVHYIVLFVTLYQRLPTNVQLPKELHPVFFLFIAAPSVASMAWARLTGEFDFGARIAYFVALFLYMSLAVRVNMFRGFRFSLAWWAYTFPMTSAAIATVLYASEVTNVATRAMAVGLSGIATVTVTGVLVTTMYHAFVRRDLFPNDVSIAITRRKPKFSKILAHLRSSGTDVKELVFSVSSKNGADDSASVSKASNCSSGDQSPVPHAGAGRGR, from the exons atggcgtccaccgacaGCGCCCAGGTGGCTGCAGGatggcccgccgccgccagggaACACGAAGCGTGCCCGCCGCCGCTTGTCGTTGGAGCCCCGTCGCATGATGCCGACGcgcagccggaggaggagatACCGTACTCCGTCTCCTTCAGCGtgccggcgtcgccgtcggggaTGCACCTCGGcgcgtccgtcgtccgcgtgcacgccgcgccgccttccGTGGGCGAGGCCAGGATCGACATGATCCACCccgccgagccaccgccgcAGATGCTGTGGCAGCAGGCGAGGTTCCACTCGCAGCCCACCCTGACGGTGATcaacggcgaggcggcggcgccggtgccccGGAGCGACAGCACGCGGGACCGGCGGTTCGACCAGTTCAAGACCTTCTCCGGCCGCCTCGAGCGCCAGTTCTCCAGCCTCCGCGGGATGCTGCCGCAGGAGCCCGCCGCCGACATCGAGACGGCGGACTCCAAGATCTccgaggaggaggccgacggcggcgaggtgcccACCGCCGACCGCTACTTCGCCGCCCTTGAGGGCCCCGAGCTCGACACCCTCCGA GCGACGGAGGTGCCGGTGCTGCCCGAGGACGAGAGGTGGCCGTTCCTGCTGCGGTTTCCGATCAGCGCGTTCGGGATGTGCCTGGGCGTGAGCAGCCAGGCGATGCTGTGGAAGACGCTGGCGTCGGAGCCCTCCACGGCGTTCCTCCACATCAGCCTCGACGTCAACCACGTCCTCTGGTGGGTGTCCGTCGCGCTCATGGCCCTCGTCTCCGCCATCTACCTGCTCAAGGTCGTCTTCTACTTCGAGGCCGTCCGCCGCGAGTTCCATCACCCCATCCGCGTCAACTTCTTCTTCGCGCCATGGATCGCCTGCCTCTTCCTCGTCAAGGGCCTGCCGCGCCAGGTCTGGACCATCCACCACGTCGTCTGGTTCCTCCTCATGGCGCCCATCCTGCTCCTCGACCTCAAGATCTACGGCCAGTGGAtgtccggcggcgagcggcggctgtccAAGGTGGCCAACCCGTCGAACCACCTCGCCATCGTCGGCAACTTCGTCGGCGCGCTGCTCGGCGCGAGGATGGGGCTCCGGGAGGGCcccatcttcttcctcgccgTGGGGTTGGTCCACTACATCGTGCTGTTCGTGACGCTGTACCAGCGGCTGCCGACCAACGTGCAGCTGCCCAAGGAGCTCCACCCGGTGTTCTTCCTGTTCATCGCGGCGCCGAGCGTGGCGTCCATGGCGTGGGCGAGGCTGACCGGCGAGTTCGACTTCGGGGCGCGGATCGCCTACTTCGTCGCGCTCTTCCTCTACATGTCGCTGGCGGTGCGCGTCAACATGTTCCGGGGGTTCAGGTTCTCGCTGGCGTGGTGGGCGTACACGTTCCCGATGAccagcgccgccatcgccacggTGCTGTACGCGTCGGAGGTGACCAACGTGGCGACGAGGGCGATGGCGGTGGGGCTCTCCGGGATCGCCACCGTGACGGTCACCGGCGTGCTGGTCACCACCATGTACCACGCCTTCGTGCGCAGGGACCTCTTCCCCAACGACGTCTCCATCGCCATCACCCGGAGGAAGCCCAAGTTCAGCAAGATCCTCGCGCACCTCCGCTCCTCCGGCACCGACGTCAAGGAGCTCGTCTTCTCCGTCTCCTCCAAGAACGGCGCTGACGACTCTGCCTCCGTCTCCAAGGCAAGCAACTGCAGCTCCGGCGATCAGTCCCCGGTGCCACACGCCGGAGCTGGGCGTGGGCGTTAA